A stretch of Manis javanica isolate MJ-LG chromosome 1, MJ_LKY, whole genome shotgun sequence DNA encodes these proteins:
- the SPMIP9 gene encoding protein SPMIP9 — protein MAGVVYPRQAPVDLDIYQSSYMVDYKPYWKHKYSGVTPQEQAKLDAQLRDKEFYRSVPSPNPRLEDGYPAFKRPLMTAKDLGYPGFFPPQAQVTTSEDECRSTSICPSVHPVSHTLYLAQGDPNQVQQSTDFPCLLEPERQPAADKGKGYFPLPSCFCPHHHTVKFPILNRWGPLRPFYQ, from the exons ATGGCAGGTGTGGTGTACCCCAGACAG GCCCCTGTGGATTTAGACATATACCAAAGCTCGTACATGGTCGACTATAAACCCTACTGGAAGCATAAATACTCCGGAGTTACACCACAAGAG CAAGCAAAGCTGGACGCCCAGCTCCGGGACAAAGAGTTTTATAGGTCTGTCCCCAGTCCCAACCCCAGGCTAGAGGATGGATACCCTGCCTTCAAAAGACCCCTCATGACTGCCAAAGACCTTGGATACCCTGGCTTCTTCCCGCCACAGGCCCAGGTGACCACCTCAGAGGATGAATGCAGGTCCACCAGCATCTGCCCTTCCGTGCACCCAGTGTCCCACACCCTGTACCTGGCCCAGGGTGACCCGAACCAGGTCCAGCAGAGCACTGACTTCCCATGCCTCCTGGAGCCTGAACGCCAACCTGCTGCAGACAAGGGCAAAGGCTACTTTCCATTGCCCAGCTGCTTCTGTCCTCATCACCATACAGTCAAGTTCCCCATCCTGAACAGGTGGGGGCCCTTGAGGCCATTTTACCAGTAG